The DNA segment cccggtcaaccggacggaacattccTAATATTTGATACTTAAAATGTGAACTTGAATAAAGAGGTCCTTCTTCTCCAAACTATCTTTGGATAATCACATCAATTTCGTTCAAACTTATAAACCTTTACAGAACTTAATACTTTGTTAAAATTAATACCATTAAAACCGTTGGAGGGCACTATGTGGACATGTTGTCCAATAGTTAATTACTAGACCATCTAGTTCTAACAAtaaggttatatatatatatatatcagaaATATAAGTTCATTAAATATTAAGGTCATATAATACTTGAATAAATGAAGAGGCTAACTAGAGATATTGACTTTAGTAGGAATTGAATATCACAGTGATCTTCACTGCATATATTGGAAATTACCCATGCAAACCATGCTGATACGTTGTGAACTTGAGTGAACATTTTTGTTGTAACTTCTAACTACTTCTAGGTATTCCATATATGCATgctttaaaatataactttatataagaacttaattttagagataactTAATACATTATTTATGAAATGTAAATAAAAGTAGAAAACAACGTAAATTACGTGAATGagtaaagaataaattttaaaaatatgtttaaccattaattgtatttattttttaaaactattttccCTTAAAActtgatataatttttaaaaaaaaaaacagcaatgACAtggaaatcatttttaaataaataatattaattaagatttgtttatatttgtttttgtaaTATTGAGCATGGGAATGTACACTTAATCTACTAAGAATTCAGAAATGGAAAATCTCATAATTAATAtccacgtggctcccacaatATCTTCCCTCCAATTCTTTCAGGCTCACTCCCTCCACAGACCCCATGGAACTCAATCCTAGCATCCCCCCATACCCATGGCCACCCTCCTTATTCCCAACCCCTTCACCACTAAACTCCCTGCTCCGCGCTACTCTCACCGGAGGTTCACCTGCTCCTCCGTCACGACCCAATCCCAATCCGCCAAGGACCACCTCCTTGCCCTCATAGCCGACCAGGACCGCGGCCTTCGGACGCAGAGCGATCCCGCGAAGCGCGCCGCTATTGTTGAAGCCATTGACGCAATGGCCGCCCTGGGCGCTGGTTCCGTCACCACTGACGATTCCCTGTCGGCGACGTGGCGGCTGCTGTGGACGACAGAGAAGGAGCAGCTCTTTATCATCGAGAAGTCTCCCTTGTTTGGAAGCCGAGCCGGCGACGTGTTGCAGGTCATAGATGTTCGGAATAGAATGCTCAACAACGTCATCACGTTTCCACCTGATGGCGTTTTCTTTGTTCGATCCAGTATTGAGGTTGCGTCGCCGCAGAGAGTGAATTTCAGGTGAATAA comes from the Phaseolus vulgaris cultivar G19833 chromosome 8, P. vulgaris v2.0, whole genome shotgun sequence genome and includes:
- the LOC137826285 gene encoding probable plastid-lipid-associated protein 11, chloroplastic, with amino-acid sequence MATLLIPNPFTTKLPAPRYSHRRFTCSSVTTQSQSAKDHLLALIADQDRGLRTQSDPAKRAAIVEAIDAMAALGAGSVTTDDSLSATWRLLWTTEKEQLFIIEKSPLFGSRAGDVLQVIDVRNRMLNNVITFPPDGVFFVRSSIEVASPQRVNFRFTSAVLRGKNWEIPLPPFGQGWFDTVYLDDDLRVVKDIRGDYLVVDRASYEWKE